Genomic window (Lutra lutra chromosome 6, mLutLut1.2, whole genome shotgun sequence):
ATACGAGAAAACAATAGTGCAAAATCACCACAGGAACTTTGGGACAATGTCAATTTTATGAGATATGacattctttcaaataataagaaaacagtattttctgttttcacgGCACCGATTCAGTGACTGGATTAAAGAGCCAGCTTTCCCTTAGAAAAGAATGCATAACTGGGTCCTCTACTTCCCGAAGCTTCACAGCCATTGGTACGTTTTCACACATAATCTTTTGGCTTAACTCTAAGAAAATGGCAGGTGACAAATTCTGACTCAAAGGAAGACTAAGCTTTTTGAGAAGAGCTGAAGTCACTTTCCCCCAATaccaccacctcttctttttgtAAATAGCTTAAAAGATGCAACTACTCGGAcagcaaattaatttttgtaacttttcaaTAGAAAAAGAATTGATCTTATATTTGGTCACACACTGTGTATGTACAGGTATACATGGAAAAAACGACTTGGATAGTTGTGTCTAAGAAAAGTGCATATTTTAATCTAGAGGAGACATTGTGTGTCTCCAGCCACAACACATAGTGTTATAGGACTTACTATTTTAGGGCCAGTTCAATGTCCTCCCAGTGATCTGGTAAAATTTTTGATTGAAAGGGTGAAAAAATTTGCGCAATTTGGTAATGACAGAGGGGTCCACCTCTGGATGAATGCGCCCCTTGCTGCCCGCCAGGCACTTATTAAAGATAATGTTAAATCGCAAACAGTAAAACCCTCTGGTGGCATTAAAGTATAAATTATATTGACTTATCCTCGGGGGAAGGTTTAGGAACTTCTCCACGAGCTGAAGTTCTGGCAGAGGTTCCGTGATGAGGCGATCTCCATCGACGATGTGAAATTGCTCAATCGGAAAGTACTTTAGCCAGCGTTCCAGATGTTTGGTGTAGATGCTTGTTCTCACGGCCTTGTACTTTGTGTTCACTTCGCAGGTATTGGGGTCTATTGCCAGCTTCTCGAACTTGTAGTAAGttttattcttcctctccttcccctctagcACCTGAGTGTAATCAGAAATAGCTCTTGTGGTCGGCTCCCTGACAATGATCAACAACTTGATGGATGAGTTCATTTTGTAAATCCTTTCCGGAACCTCCTCCGTGATAAAATATGCTGGGCTCTTTTCAATGGTGATTTGCTGTGGGTAGGAAAAAGGCATCTTTTTCCTGTACCACTCAATGCCCTTGGCATAATTCTCATCATTGTCAAAAAAGTGGATTTCTTGAGAGGCTTTGACCACAGCTGGATGGAGGTTCAGCATCTCCAGCAGGGCCCTGGTGCCTCCTTTCCTCACCCCAATGATAATGGCCTTGGGGAGCTGCTGGACCAGGTCATGAAGGCGAACCTGATCCTTGGAAGCGTTGCTCTTCCGGAATTCGTGCAGCAGGCCACGCTTAAACTGCAGGGCTCGGAGAGGGAATTCCGCCTGGCTGCGGGCTCCGAATCGGCCTTCGATGGGGCAAATGGGCTGTAGCCTGAAAGCAACAGACAGAAGCTTTTAGAAGCTCATGGTGACTAACGTATCATTTTTCTGCTTCCCTAGTTGGGGTAAGACTTTCAATGCATAAATAAAACCACTGGTTCCCAGCCTGCTGCAATCCATAATGAACATATGtttgggaaattttattttaagcaatccTGTATTAAATGGAGCACACATAATTGATGGGATTATTTTTATTAGTgctccttaaaatttttattcgTCAAGTACTTAATTGACTACAGCATGTACTTATGTTCGCAGTACAGGACAGGCATGTGACACTAGTCATACTAATAGCCTTTTAACAGCTCAGCAGTTAACATCATTTAGGAAACGTGAAAGGTAGAAGAGGAGCATCTTGAGCTGAAGAGGGCGAAGGCTGGCTAGGAGGCCACGTGTCTTTTGCGTTCCGTAGGGTATGACTTCCTTGCAACTATGCAGCACTCATGTGGCTCTTAGAAATCTGAGATCTAATCTAATAGAGGTCCTGGTCTCAGCCTGTGGCTAGTTGTATCGTCAACCTTCAAAAATCCAATCTTGAGACTTGCTGAACTTTGCGTTCTATGAGAATTCCTGCCATGGGCCTTGGGGACAGCTAGGTAAATGCTGtatttcttctgcctctctctttctgtctaaaGGGGTTGGGATTATGGTTTGACTTTGCTGAATGTGAGAACAAATCCATTGCCATCCCCAAGTGCCGTCTCTCACCTCCCATGCCTGACCAGAGATCAACCAGACCTTGGCAGAGCCAGACGCTGTGGGTCCTCCCTGCCAAGCCCAAGGATATCAGGGACTCAAGCGTAGGAAGGAGGGAATGCAGTGGATGGAGCCAGAAAGGAGGATTTCCACGTCAGCGTTGCCCGAAATAATGAGCAACCACCACTGcttttttcagagagaaaggcaTGATAACAATCGTAATGATATTAGATTGAGTTACGGCTTGATTTGGCATGGCCGATATCTAGGGTTGGCATATGGTGTTTCCTTTTGGGTAACAGTCTGGAACCTAGCTGAAATTCATTATAACTTCCCCAAGTTTATCTGAAAAGGCATTTCAGCTTTCTTGCTAAAGGGTATAAGATTAGTCAAAATGCTACTAAGCCAATCCTCCAGCTGAAGCTTCTAGCTAATGAGGCTGTCTCTTGCTTTTCTCGAGAGACCTACTGTACCATTCTCATCTTCTGTAATGTTTATAAttaaagggagaagaggaaaacttCGTCATGCCACAGCATTCTACGGAACTGAGGGAAAGGAGTTTGCCCATCTGTCTAGACGTCTATCTATCATAAGGCTTATGGAaaactataatttatatattatttgtggtgtttgttttttatgattttagaaaCAATTCATGCTCATtgtaaaaaacatgaaaatatggaaTCGTATAAAGATGGGaatcacatttaatattttaggttaacatgaattttgtttttataaatttgttaatAAGATAAATATGCTAGAGCTCTACATGGAAGATATAAAAGTAGCAACACATACatagtcaaaaatatttttaaaattgtgacatGGGGATATGACAAATTCATCTTTTAGCTCTTCTTGGGTAGTTGAGAATTAAGCCCCAGTTCCCTACAGCATCCACTGGATATAAAGGATGGACTTCTCTCCAATGCATCTAGAATGATGTTAGTACCATCCTTGGGAGAATTGAGGAAGTAGTCAAATCCTTTTCTCCAAGGACTTAATTCTCTTGCAGAACTCTGCAAGAGAGGCTGAAATAGACCGTTTCTGTCCTATTAGGGCAGGAAAGACTTTCTCTACTTCTAGAAAGGGccgttccttctttccttccttcctctttctaccTTCCACTTTGGGAGCTCAAATCCtgcagttttttgcttttttgactTCCTAACTCACCATAGGAGAAAATACATTATTACCATTTCCTGAAGAGTAGATTCTGAGCATGGGCCTCAGATATGAAAAAAAACATGGGATCTTAGGACAGGAAGGGAGAGCTCAGCCCCTCACCCAGAGAGCAGGTCTTCAGTTACTAAAGGATAGGGCTAAGGAAGTGTGTGTTGATTTCAGACGTAATTTTGTCCATACTCTCAAATGAGAGGTTTTGGGAAAGCCCCAAACCCATCCCATTAGAGAGAAGAGACaccaagttaaaaatgaaaataatcggggcacctgggtggctcagtgggttaagtctctgcctttggctcaggtcatggtctcagggtcctgggatcgagccccacatcgggctctctgctcagcggggagcctgcttccccctctccctctgcctgcctctctgtttacttgtgatctctgtcaaataaataaataaaatcttaaaaaaaaataaaaagaatcttcaaCTGAATAACTACTGTGCTAATCATTGATCCAATGATCAATTactcaataaaaaggaaatgactgGAAGCTAACTAAGCGTAGGGGATGAACTTGACATAAAAGTTCCATTAGGGATATAGGACAGTAGTGCCCACCTCAAGGCTTTTCACTAATAATCAAGTACCACTTTAGAGAACTACTTAAAGTCAGTGACAAGCTCTGGATTATACCATTTCCCATACTTAGCAACCGGTGAGTGGGAAGTTCACTTAGGAATTTTGAGTTGAAAAGCATCAGACAGATTCACTTTACCAGTCAAACCTAACACTggctgaaggaaaataaaaccactgcaatattatttgttaaataaccTAGTGATAAGATCTATagattagaaaaggaaaactgtaaggaaaatattttcattgtaagtGTGGCTGGATTTTCATGGAAAATGGGAGTTGAATTCATAGAGAACATACTTCTGTCTTTCCAGTgcaataattcattttaaagggCAAAGAAGGGAGCTTCGCATTTCAGAAATTaacttttctgtctcttccaaTCATACCGAATGTGAGACAGTCCAGAGGTACTCAGTGGGAGGGCAGCTGTTATTTGCCTGGCCTTCTGCAAGTCTAGTACCTCTCAACGGTTTGCTCATTTACAGTCAAGTGCTAGTTCTGTAAATTTCCT
Coding sequences:
- the HS3ST5 gene encoding heparan sulfate glucosamine 3-O-sulfotransferase 5 — encoded protein: MLFKQQAWLRQKLLVLGSLAVGSLLYLVARVGSLDRLQPICPIEGRFGARSQAEFPLRALQFKRGLLHEFRKSNASKDQVRLHDLVQQLPKAIIIGVRKGGTRALLEMLNLHPAVVKASQEIHFFDNDENYAKGIEWYRKKMPFSYPQQITIEKSPAYFITEEVPERIYKMNSSIKLLIIVREPTTRAISDYTQVLEGKERKNKTYYKFEKLAIDPNTCEVNTKYKAVRTSIYTKHLERWLKYFPIEQFHIVDGDRLITEPLPELQLVEKFLNLPPRISQYNLYFNATRGFYCLRFNIIFNKCLAGSKGRIHPEVDPSVITKLRKFFHPFNQKFYQITGRTLNWP